The window CCCAACACACCCAGGGTGCTACCAACCGTTGGGCTGTGCTGTACACATCCCTAAgtgtgcaccgagatgtgtaCGGCACAACTCAACCACTGATTGCCCCTGGCAGGACCCTGGGGCTGGGCAATCCTGATccatgtttctctttttttttcttgggttttttgaagaaggaaagatatattataataaatatatgagaaaaatttacagaTAATTACAGACGCAAGCAACTCTGACCTGAGGCATCTCTATCTAGAAGCAATTGGAGCTTAACAGGGATGTATTCTAGATGAACAAAAGTTTTCACCTATTGTTGACATGTTTCTCTTTGTAAGTGGTGATGAGTAATGACTGATGAGGCGTGTCTGAAGtcaaattttgaatttaggATTGGTGCTGGGACCCACCAATAATCTTTTTATAACAATGGTGGGTCTCACCAGAAACACTCTGGTCTGGAGTCACCCCAATCGAAAGACGGGTTGGCACGACAGTTTTATTATATAATTAgtaaataacttaaaaaaaccgtaattaaaatttaaaatgatatcttttttttgtgggtagaAAGAATAATGATATCCACACTTCAATCTCTCACACTCTCCCAATTGACATGAGGGCTCCatctattaaaattttaaaatcataagattttttttttcttctatggTTCGATTGAATTGGCGTGGGAAATTCCACTTCAGATGGGCAACGTGTTGATCTTCACCCAtaaattaaatagaaaagaaaaagaaagctaaaCAAAATGGGTAACGGCAGGCACGTTGGCACTATGCCCGGTGAATTTTTATTTGCCGCTGTAATTAGAGCACTGCTGTGTGCATCGTGCGACATAGCAACGACCATGTGTGCACAATGGAGTCCATGCCCAGCTTGAGTCTCTTTATGAAAATGACCCCCTTGCCCTCCCCAACTCACCCTTTCTATTGGCTATAGCCTCTGGTTCGAGGAAACCTAGTGGCGTGTAGAAAATATCTCTTCATCCACAATTATATGATCCTATGATTGGACTCTTGTCTTGGATCGATGAATTTCCTCATTAATTTCTATTCCCCAtaatatgaaatgaaaaatacTTTTTCCTAATCCAATCCAAAAGTCATGTCGATATTCTCTCTTCATTGTGGGTGAAGTCTAAAGATGAAGTGAAACTCGGTCCAAATAGACCCTACATATGAATGATTTCGTGACAacatgttctttttctttcacaTATGCCCTTTATATATTAGTAATGACAGTATGAAGAGGTATTTATAAAAGCAAAAGGACATCTGTGGTCAGGAAAACTCGTTTATGTAAAACCTTAAAAAATGACATGTGTCACCATGAAAACGTACATAGATCTTTCAATCACAGGGAACTGATCCGACTCTATAACAATATTCAAAAGTGGAAAAttgtaaaaatataatttttttctttagggCGATGTTCTCTGTCCGGAAGCACAAGAGATGCAAGTTACACACAGACTCATGGGGTGGgatgggatggtcatttcggTCATTAGGGGTGGGACGGTCAATTCGCCCACCTTATATGTCTTCACTCAGGGTGCAAAAAAtattttccccttctctttttcgCCAAAGTTAATTTACATTGGTTGACTTGAGACACGAACTGCCCAGCTGGGTTACCCCCATTGGTGGCAATCATACACATGGAGGGACTTCATGTCTTTTCTGAACACGTTTCTGCTCATCACCTGTCTTGAACGATTTGGATTGAGAGACTGCTAAATTCAAGTCGTATCTCAGATACCTTTTACCTTTCCAAATCCCCCATTGCCTCGATCCTGAAGgtgttaaatggttcgatttcGATTAAACAGTTTGATTCGATTTTAACTATTTAAGTAAAcgatctcaattttgaaactataaccgaatcatttattaaacagtttcaattttaaacaattcgattcgattttgataAACGATTTAAACTTGTTTTGATATATTTAAGAGAGTTAAACAATTCGATTCGATTtgaactatttaattaaatggcctcaattttgaaaccataatcaaaccatttattaaatggtttcacagtttcgatttaaacgattcggtttagtttcaatttgattttgacacccttggTCGATCCCCAACTCCTttaacctttaaaaaaaaatcccaggATTCCTCATAGATCATGATTCTATCTGTTCATATTCATATTCATATAATAGATATAGATATAtgctttatcaaaaaaaaaaagagatatagATATGTGtgaatagatagatagataatATCATATAATCAAATCATACTTACAAAAGGGAAGAAAATCTATCCactcaaacaaggaagaaaggaaaCGAGAAGAATCAGTCTGATGGGTTCTTCTCAATCGGTTTCCCAACAGTCCATCCATGAATTCTCAGTCAAGGTATATTCTGACTCCGATTCTCAatgcttctcttttttttcttttttttttttttctcattcttcttGTCTATCTCTGTGGTTTGGATCTGAGCACcgattttgacatttttttcccttccatTTTTGGCACAGGATAGCAGAGGTAGGGACGTTGATCTTAGCATTTACAAAGGGAAAGTTCTTCTTGTTGTCAATGTTGCTTCCAAATGGTATTTTTTTGCACATCTTCTCCATTTCCATGTACAAACCTTCTTAATCGCCTAATCTTTGATTATATGGTGCAGTGGGTTTACGGATGTCAATTACACCCAGTTGACAGAGCTCTATAGTAAATACAAAGACAAAGGTGAAATTGTTgtcctctatcttcttcttcctctgttccCATAATTTTGTTCTTCAAATTTGGAAAATTAAGGTGATCTTTGAATTGcgtttccttttgctttttcCTCAAATAGCAATGCGCAACGAAAATCTTCCTCTGGTATTTTCTGCTTTTAGAATTTGAAACGAGGTCATGTGCTTGATAATTTCCTCCTATTGAAATGCTCTCTTGCCGGGCATAAAAAGCTTTGCTAATTTAAGATCCAATTTGTATAAAGTGGCGTGGATGAATTAGTACAACCATGAATCTCAGTATTCAAAATTTTACATTTGGTTGCaatcttgaaattttttatttatcgtTCTGGTAGTAGGTTATTTAATCAAGTTGTCCTGGGAATACATATTCAAACTTTTTTCTGAGTAATTGTTTTCTCTATGAAGTTGAAGGAGTAAAAAATCTGGTTGAATTTCAGGTTTGGAGATTTTGGCATTTCCATGCAATCAATTCTTGTATCAAGAGCCTGGGACAAGCCTTGAGGTAGAGACATTTGCTTGTACAAGATACAAGGCTGAGTATCCAGTTTTCCAAAAGGTATAGTAAGCTGTACGAAATTGATTTTACCATTGACGATGTTCTAATTATCATTGAATTCACTCTGACTAAACAGTGTAGTCAGCAGAGTAGGATGAATGAGTTTAGCTCAGTTGTGTTAAAAAAATGGATTGTTTGAATTTTTCAGTGCATCTACAACAACGCACACTGTAGTTTTCTTTAATGTAGTCTATCTTGCTTCTGAACTATTCTCTTGGCAGTACACCATGTAAGAAAGCTCTGGCATCAAATATTTTTGCTGAAAACCTAATGAGATATTATGCAACCACTGCAGAGGAATTTATTAGTGCATCCCATATGGTAATTATTTCAAATATCCACTGAGCATATCGAGTCCAAACTAGTCTGTTATACTGAATACATGGACACAGTCCCCGTTAATTATCCTATCTACTTTATGACACCAAAACACTTTTATCAAGGATGTAAAGAAAGTGTATGGGATAAAGTTTAAACCCCATTAAAAGGTacagaaacaggaaaaaaaaaaatgcagtcattaaaaaaagaagaacaaactgCATCAAAGAAAAGTAGCCCTAGGGCTAGGAATGTATATTATTCTACCAAGATCATCAGTTCCTAGTTCTAACTCTACTGAGGAATGAGATAGTCCTAGATGATACAAGAGTTCTAGCATTCCCAATTAGGTGAATATATCTGTGGGAAGTCCCATCCTGACGATACCTTCGATAATTGCAATATAATCAGTCTACATGTTCAGATAAGACCACTTAAGGgaaggagattgcttcaactgAAGAATTAAGGCTTCCATCTCATCAGTAATCTGGTCCATACACCAATAGGGCCAGAGAATATCAAACATCATCACCTGTGTGACCTCTGAAAGTTCCTTGAAGGCCTTCTATCAGTGAGTTCCCGTGAAAATTGAGCTTTATggaatggattttttatttattttttgagggagggggggggggggatgttacCATGCTGCAATACAATGAGAATATGGGTTGCTGATCTAATCACCTCTATATGTAGATGAAATGAAATTTTCACTCTGAAGTTGTCAACTGGAGAGGCTCACCTTGCTTCTCTCTGCATGATGAGTGCTAAGTAAACCCTAAATGCCTAATCCCTGTTACCCTGTTCTGCTCCTCCTCCCTAATGTTCTACATATCCATTGCTGGGGTGAATTTTCAAAGAAGCTTTCCCCTCTTGCCCAGTGGTACAAGATGCCAAGTTCATCCGTGAGGAGCTAGCATCGATGCAGAAATGCCCAAACAACTTCAGAGATGTGAAGGAGTGGGCCCAGATCACTCCTGCAAAAGCACATTAGATGGAAAGGTTCACAATTAGTTGACCAACAAAGTAGCACATCTAACAATTATGTGAAGTGATAGGGCTGTTTCTTCGTCATGCTTTTGTGGCAAATTTCTGACACCTGAGCCTTATATTTTAAACTTATCTTACATAAATTCATATGGAAATTGGTCTGAAGAAACGTGGTTTGGTCACAACCAGATTTAGTGGTCATGAGAAATGCTTCTAACCTTAATCATGAGAAGCAGGTTAGTGCTACATGGGCCTGTTTgtttgaaagaagagaaaagcacCCCATGGGCATATTCCGATGTAGTCTCTCAAAGCAAGCATGTAAACTGGTAGACTTAGTTGGCAAAGTTGAGCACTGACCTCATATTCAGTCAACAAACTGAAGACCTAATGTAGTTCTGATTTAATTGATAACCCAATTAATACTAACAACAGAATCAAAACAGAGATAAAATTCAAGCAACAAGCGAAAACATAtagaatcaaatcaaataatcAGTTCAGGTTGAAAGCCTGGTTGAGTTCTTCTTTTAAGGGGTTTAAACCTTGCTGAAAATTCCAGCAAGATCCTATGATTGGATCTGAAAATATGTAGGATTCCTAGTGACACTAGGATAGGGTTAAATTCATCAAAATTGCAATTCAGATTAATAATGATCAAATTAGAGAATTATGAAGCCCAGTTAAAACTTGATGTATGATATTTAAATCAAATGAAACAGATCAGTGTATGAGAGATGTCGAATGCAACATTCAAAGCAACAAAACCCAATCCAacttaaaacataaaagaaacacttaaaaacatgaaataaaAGTGAACCCGTGAACCCAAGCCTTAGAAAAGGTTGGGCCATGCTAGGCAGCAGCTTTCTTGGTCCTCCTACGATAGGTCTTCAATTATACATCATCTCTCTACGGCTTGAAATCATTCATCTTTGACAAATGAGTGAATGATATGTAGCACTCATATAAGTCCGGATCGAGTCGTTTGAAATCATCCGCGTGGATCCAAGTGTTGTTGTGTCTTGGACGGCCTTTCCTTTGACTAGAAAAGCATGATAACCGGTTCCACGTCGAGTCAGCTTGTAGGTGTCATCCAAGACTTCGTCAATTTCATCAGCAACAGGCGGCTGTAATTGGGGCAGCCTCAGCATATGTTTTATGTAACCTTCATTTGAGTGATGTCCCACTTATAGGTATAGATCAACCACGTTGAAAATATTCTTATGGCCATATTATTAGGCAACTCAAGCGCATAAACATTTGGTCCCACTCGTTTCAGCATCTTGTAAGGACCCATCTTCCCCAGGTGGAGTTTAGTATTAGCACTAGGTTGAAACTTCTCGGGATTAGCATGAACTGTTAACATGTCTCCTAT is drawn from Telopea speciosissima isolate NSW1024214 ecotype Mountain lineage chromosome 1, Tspe_v1, whole genome shotgun sequence and contains these coding sequences:
- the LOC122672310 gene encoding probable glutathione peroxidase 4; its protein translation is MGSSQSVSQQSIHEFSVKDSRGRDVDLSIYKGKVLLVVNVASKCGFTDVNYTQLTELYSKYKDKGLEILAFPCNQFLYQEPGTSLEVETFACTRYKAEYPVFQKIRVNGPQAEPVYKFLKASKPGGTFGSRIKWNFTKFLVDKEGRVIKRYATTIAPLSIEQDIQKVLGLV